One Agrococcus jenensis genomic region harbors:
- a CDS encoding ribonuclease HI family protein: MITAAADGSSLGNPGPTGWGWYIDDARWAAGGQRQGTNNIGELSAVIDLLQQTEGVDELLILCDSQYVIKSITQWMPGWKRKGWRKADGKPVMNRELLEELDRLMTARKAAGGVVRFEWVKGHAGHPLNEEADRLANGAATAYQRGAVPDAGPGFGGVTRAPAPPAAAAPAPAAPAPAPARPSTSVGLFDDLDGFGADEALPAADPAADPDEAAVVRLERELLLDEVRADRTRVAALLHPEWEEIGASGRRWSREQLLAEVAPLPSPVELELLAAHRVAADALLIVWRGTGQSEALRSSLWVRADGRWRQRFHQGTPLQG; this comes from the coding sequence GTGATCACGGCAGCAGCGGACGGCTCCTCCCTCGGCAATCCCGGGCCCACCGGCTGGGGCTGGTACATCGACGACGCCCGCTGGGCGGCGGGCGGCCAGCGGCAGGGCACGAACAACATCGGCGAGCTCTCGGCGGTGATCGACCTGCTGCAGCAGACCGAGGGCGTGGACGAGCTGCTGATCCTGTGCGACAGCCAGTACGTCATCAAGTCGATCACGCAGTGGATGCCCGGCTGGAAGCGCAAGGGCTGGCGCAAGGCCGACGGCAAGCCGGTCATGAACCGCGAGCTGCTCGAGGAGCTCGACCGCCTCATGACGGCGCGGAAGGCGGCCGGGGGCGTGGTGCGCTTCGAGTGGGTGAAGGGCCACGCGGGGCATCCGCTCAACGAGGAGGCGGATCGGCTCGCGAACGGCGCCGCGACCGCCTACCAGCGCGGCGCGGTGCCGGATGCGGGGCCCGGGTTCGGCGGCGTGACGCGCGCCCCCGCGCCGCCTGCCGCCGCCGCGCCGGCACCCGCAGCGCCCGCGCCGGCACCCGCGCGGCCGTCGACGTCCGTCGGCCTGTTCGACGACCTCGACGGGTTCGGCGCCGACGAGGCCCTCCCTGCCGCGGACCCGGCCGCGGACCCCGACGAGGCGGCCGTCGTGCGCCTCGAGCGCGAGCTGCTGCTCGACGAGGTGCGTGCCGACCGCACGCGCGTCGCGGCGCTGCTGCATCCCGAGTGGGAGGAGATCGGCGCGTCGGGCCGCCGCTGGAGCCGCGAGCAGCTGCTCGCCGAGGTCGCCCCGCTCCCCTCGCCGGTCGAGCTCGAGCTGCTCGCCGCCCATCGCGTCGCCGCCGACGCGCTGCTCATCGTCTGGCGAGGCACGGGCCAGAGCGAGGCGCTGCGCAGCTCGCTCTGGGTGCGCGCCGACGGGCGCTGGCGCCAGCGGTTCCACCAGGGCACGCCGCTGCAGGGATAG
- a CDS encoding AAA family ATPase, with translation MSNAVPGRDPITPEELERAKRIIRAVEQSFQSTVVGQHQLLRSLLVALLTGGHVLMESVPGLAKTTAAATLARSVTASFHRIQCTPDLLPSDIVGTQIYDQHSGDFRTQLGPVHANFVLLDEINRSSAKTQSAMLEAMQERQTSIGGETHRLPEPFLVLATQNPIEQEGTYTLPEAQLDRFLLKEILTYPSPTEEAEIVRRAETGVFEAPDEPVASLDDVRFLQALVKRVYVDQAITNYVVQLMYVTRHAEDYIGAQLAGYIEYGASPRGSLSFAQASRALALVQGRDWVIPEDVKDLRHAILRHRLILGYEAEADGVTSEEIIDAIFAAVRTP, from the coding sequence GTGTCGAACGCAGTCCCCGGCCGGGACCCCATCACGCCTGAGGAGCTGGAGCGCGCGAAGCGCATCATCCGCGCGGTCGAGCAGTCGTTCCAGTCGACGGTCGTCGGCCAGCACCAGCTGCTGCGGTCGCTGCTCGTCGCGCTGCTCACGGGCGGCCACGTGCTCATGGAGTCGGTGCCGGGGCTCGCGAAGACGACCGCCGCCGCGACGCTCGCGCGATCGGTGACGGCCTCGTTCCACCGCATCCAGTGCACCCCCGACCTGCTGCCGAGCGACATCGTCGGCACCCAGATCTACGACCAGCACTCCGGCGACTTCCGCACCCAGCTCGGGCCGGTGCACGCCAACTTCGTGCTGCTCGACGAGATCAACCGCTCGAGCGCGAAGACGCAGTCGGCGATGCTCGAGGCGATGCAGGAGCGCCAGACCTCGATCGGCGGCGAGACGCACCGGCTGCCGGAGCCGTTCCTCGTGCTCGCGACGCAGAACCCGATCGAGCAGGAGGGCACCTACACGCTGCCCGAGGCGCAGCTCGACCGCTTCCTGCTCAAGGAGATCCTCACCTACCCGTCGCCGACGGAGGAGGCCGAGATCGTGCGCCGCGCCGAGACGGGCGTCTTCGAGGCGCCGGACGAGCCGGTCGCGTCGCTCGACGACGTGCGCTTCCTGCAGGCGCTCGTGAAGCGGGTCTACGTCGACCAGGCGATCACGAACTACGTCGTGCAGCTCATGTACGTGACGCGGCACGCCGAGGACTACATCGGCGCGCAGCTCGCCGGCTACATCGAGTACGGCGCGAGCCCCCGCGGCTCCCTGTCGTTCGCGCAGGCGTCGCGCGCGCTCGCGCTCGTGCAGGGCCGCGACTGGGTGATCCCGGAGGACGTCAAGGACCTCCGGCACGCCATCCTGCGGCACCGCCTCATCCTCGGCTACGAGGCGGAGGCCGACGGCGTGACGAGCGAGGAGATCATCGACGCGATCTTCGCCGCTGTGCGGACCCCGTAG
- a CDS encoding VWA domain-containing protein, which produces MDVTLLWPWVLPIAVGIGLLLAALGLWLPRRKRDRGLPVAHVDRMTSLAAFRGALLRYRLWIGGALVASLVGVAVAGAIGSRPSGISANQEEDYKRDIVLCLDVSGSMVDVDAEILGVYQQIASELDGERIGMRIFDASSVMAFPLTSDYDYIAGQLGRYQRALSGTLGPDEQFNYLAGTASGLGASLVGDGLASCVLDFADLEASERPRSIILATDNVVNGQQIFSLPQAGQLAVDNEVRVYAINPFDFGGDMASQELREVSEGTGGAYFALDFAQTVPQIVDRVNAIEAGYIETPPQVQIIDRPGALPLIVLVLVAGVCLAAWRVRL; this is translated from the coding sequence GTGGATGTGACGCTGCTGTGGCCGTGGGTGCTGCCGATCGCGGTCGGGATCGGGCTGCTGCTCGCGGCGCTCGGGCTCTGGCTGCCGCGGCGCAAGCGCGATCGCGGCCTGCCCGTCGCCCACGTCGACCGGATGACGTCGCTGGCCGCGTTCCGCGGCGCGCTGCTGCGCTACCGGCTGTGGATCGGCGGCGCGCTCGTCGCGTCGCTCGTCGGGGTCGCGGTCGCCGGCGCGATCGGCTCGCGTCCGTCCGGCATCAGCGCGAACCAGGAGGAGGACTACAAGCGCGACATCGTGCTGTGCCTCGACGTCTCGGGGTCGATGGTCGACGTCGACGCCGAGATCCTGGGGGTCTACCAGCAGATCGCGTCGGAGCTCGACGGCGAGCGCATCGGCATGCGCATCTTCGACGCGTCGAGCGTCATGGCCTTCCCGCTCACGAGCGACTACGACTACATCGCCGGCCAGCTCGGCCGCTACCAGCGGGCGCTGAGCGGCACGCTCGGCCCGGACGAGCAGTTCAACTACCTCGCGGGCACCGCGAGCGGCCTCGGCGCATCCCTCGTCGGCGACGGGCTCGCCTCGTGCGTGCTCGACTTCGCCGACCTCGAGGCGAGCGAGCGGCCGCGGTCGATCATCCTCGCGACCGACAACGTCGTGAACGGCCAGCAGATCTTCTCGCTGCCGCAGGCCGGCCAGCTCGCCGTCGACAACGAGGTGCGCGTCTACGCGATCAACCCGTTCGACTTCGGCGGCGACATGGCCTCGCAGGAGCTGCGCGAGGTCTCCGAGGGCACCGGCGGCGCCTACTTCGCGCTCGACTTCGCCCAGACCGTGCCGCAGATCGTCGACCGCGTCAACGCGATCGAGGCCGGCTACATCGAGACCCCGCCGCAGGTGCAGATCATCGACCGGCCCGGCGCGCTGCCGCTCATCGTGCTCGTGCTCGTCGCGGGCGTCTGCCTCGCAGCCTGGAGGGTGCGCCTGTGA
- a CDS encoding M50 family metallopeptidase, with protein MEPVLLYIVGVLVVVIGLAVSIGLHELGHLWPAKAFGVRVGQWMIGFGPTLFSFRKGETEYGVKAIPLGGYISMSGMFPPLRPGGESRDASTGFLDTLVQDARDSSAETIHEGEEHRAFWRLATWKRIVIMLGGPTMNLLLATVLYALVLCGFGVAVPSTTVSAVSECVISATEERTECAAGDPEAPGAAAGMLPGDTIVRIDGQPVAGWADVQAAIRDRAGVATSFEIERDGRELALEVTPLATERYVFDDRGERVESGGAPVTETIGFVGVGPLYAIEQQPASAVLPAVGDNVVRVGELILNLPQRLIDVAEAAFGPGERDPNGPMSVVGVGRMAGEIAALDQVPVLERVSAMVQLLASLNVALFVFNLIPLMPLDGGHVLGAVVDAVRRGWARLRGTVAKPLDTAKWVPVTLVVTGVLGIMSALLIYADIVKPISVFGG; from the coding sequence ATGGAACCCGTGCTCCTCTACATCGTCGGCGTGCTCGTCGTCGTCATCGGCCTCGCCGTCTCGATCGGCCTGCACGAGCTCGGCCACCTGTGGCCCGCGAAGGCGTTCGGCGTGCGCGTGGGGCAGTGGATGATCGGCTTCGGCCCGACCCTCTTCTCGTTCCGCAAGGGCGAGACGGAGTACGGCGTCAAGGCCATCCCGCTCGGCGGCTACATCTCGATGTCGGGCATGTTCCCGCCGCTGCGACCGGGCGGGGAGTCCCGCGACGCCTCGACCGGATTCCTCGACACGCTCGTGCAGGACGCGCGCGACTCGAGCGCCGAGACGATCCACGAGGGCGAGGAGCACCGGGCCTTCTGGCGGCTCGCGACCTGGAAGCGCATCGTCATCATGCTCGGCGGGCCGACCATGAACCTGCTGCTCGCGACCGTGCTCTACGCGCTGGTGCTGTGCGGGTTCGGCGTCGCCGTGCCGTCGACGACCGTCTCGGCGGTCTCGGAGTGCGTCATCTCGGCGACGGAGGAGCGCACCGAGTGCGCGGCCGGCGATCCCGAGGCGCCCGGGGCGGCCGCTGGCATGCTCCCGGGCGACACGATCGTGCGCATCGACGGGCAGCCCGTCGCCGGCTGGGCCGACGTGCAGGCCGCGATCCGCGACCGCGCAGGCGTCGCGACGTCGTTCGAGATCGAGCGCGACGGCCGGGAGCTCGCGCTCGAGGTCACGCCGCTCGCCACCGAGCGCTACGTCTTCGACGACCGCGGCGAGCGCGTCGAGTCGGGCGGCGCGCCCGTCACCGAGACCATCGGCTTCGTCGGCGTCGGGCCGCTCTACGCCATCGAGCAGCAGCCCGCATCCGCCGTGCTCCCCGCCGTCGGCGACAACGTCGTGCGCGTCGGCGAGCTCATCCTCAACCTGCCGCAGCGGCTCATCGACGTCGCCGAGGCGGCGTTCGGGCCGGGGGAGCGCGACCCGAACGGCCCCATGTCGGTCGTCGGCGTCGGACGCATGGCAGGCGAGATCGCCGCGCTCGACCAGGTGCCGGTGCTCGAGCGCGTGAGCGCGATGGTGCAGCTGCTCGCGAGCCTCAACGTGGCGCTCTTCGTCTTCAACCTCATCCCGCTCATGCCGCTCGACGGCGGCCACGTGCTCGGCGCTGTCGTCGACGCCGTGCGCCGCGGGTGGGCGCGGCTGCGCGGCACGGTCGCGAAGCCCCTCGACACCGCGAAGTGGGTGCCCGTGACGCTCGTCGTCACCGGCGTGCTCGGCATCATGAGCGCGCTGCTCATCTACGCCGACATCGTCAAGCCGATCAGCGTCTTCGGCGGCTAG
- a CDS encoding DUF58 domain-containing protein, translating to MERRLRKVKTTMSIHAHRRTLELLDGEYASIHHGRSHDFDDLREYQPGDDVKDIDWKATARSHVPLVKRYIASRQHTLLLVVDSGRNMAATAESGETKQEIAILVAGVLGYLATRHGDRVGLLMGDADRLESMQEGGSESHLERMLRRVDETIALEGPRSDLEGVLGQAVRRMRRRSIIVVIADDLAYTHDLDVHLGRLHTRHEVLWVSIGDADLMSRHRDHRELVGVDSGLGLPPFLRRDRGLRRAFDEATAERRQRLEAGLRTLGIASVRIGDSAGAISGLFRLLERHRRARS from the coding sequence GTGGAGCGACGACTGCGCAAGGTGAAGACGACCATGTCGATCCACGCGCACCGCCGCACCCTCGAGCTGCTCGACGGCGAGTACGCGTCGATCCACCACGGGCGCAGCCACGACTTCGACGACCTGCGCGAGTACCAGCCGGGCGACGACGTCAAGGACATCGACTGGAAGGCGACCGCGCGCAGCCACGTGCCGCTCGTGAAGCGCTACATCGCGTCGCGGCAGCACACCCTGCTGCTCGTCGTCGACTCGGGCCGCAACATGGCGGCGACGGCGGAGTCGGGGGAGACGAAGCAGGAGATCGCGATCCTCGTCGCCGGGGTGCTCGGCTACCTCGCGACCCGGCACGGCGACCGCGTCGGCCTGCTCATGGGCGACGCCGACCGGCTCGAGAGCATGCAGGAGGGCGGCTCCGAGTCGCACCTCGAGCGGATGCTGCGGCGCGTCGACGAGACGATCGCGCTCGAGGGGCCGCGCTCCGACCTCGAGGGGGTGCTCGGGCAGGCGGTGCGGCGGATGCGCCGGCGCTCGATCATCGTCGTGATCGCCGACGACCTCGCCTACACGCACGACCTCGACGTGCACCTCGGCAGGCTCCACACCCGGCACGAGGTGCTGTGGGTCTCGATCGGCGACGCCGACCTCATGTCGCGCCACCGCGACCACCGCGAGCTCGTCGGCGTCGACTCCGGGCTCGGCCTGCCGCCGTTCCTGCGCCGCGACCGCGGGCTCCGCAGGGCGTTCGACGAGGCCACCGCCGAGCGGCGCCAGCGGCTCGAGGCGGGCCTGCGCACCCTCGGCATCGCCTCCGTGCGCATCGGCGACAGCGCCGGCGCGATCAGCGGCCTCTTCCGCCTGCTCGAGAGGCACCGCCGTGCGCGCAGCTGA
- the ispG gene encoding flavodoxin-dependent (E)-4-hydroxy-3-methylbut-2-enyl-diphosphate synthase has translation MAAINLGKPEPLTLAPRRKSRQIKVGKVLVGGDAPVSVQSMTTTKTTDINATLQQIAELTATGCDIVRVAVPSQDDADVLHIIAKKSQIPVIADIHFQPKYVYQAIDAGCAAVRVNPGNIRKFDDQVGEIAKRAKAAGVSLRIGVNAGSLDPRLLEKYGKATPEALVESAVWEASLFEEHDFHDFKISVKHNDPVVMVKTYRMLAERGDWPLHLGVTEAGPAFQGTIKSSTAFAILLAEGIGDTIRVSLSAPPAEEIKVGLQILQSLNLRERKLEIVSCPSCGRAQVDVYSLADAVTEGLKDVQVPLRVAVMGCVVNGPGEAREADLGVASGNGKGQIFIKGEVVKTVPEALIVPTLIEEARKLAAEQGLPAGEATVVTA, from the coding sequence ATGGCAGCCATCAATCTCGGCAAGCCCGAGCCGCTCACGCTCGCGCCCCGTCGCAAGAGCAGGCAGATCAAGGTCGGCAAGGTGCTCGTCGGCGGTGACGCGCCCGTCTCGGTGCAGTCGATGACCACGACGAAGACGACCGACATCAACGCGACGCTCCAGCAGATCGCCGAGCTGACGGCGACCGGCTGCGACATCGTGCGCGTCGCGGTGCCCAGCCAGGACGACGCGGATGTGCTGCACATCATCGCGAAGAAGAGCCAGATCCCGGTCATCGCCGACATCCACTTCCAGCCGAAGTACGTCTACCAGGCGATCGACGCGGGCTGCGCCGCCGTGCGCGTGAACCCCGGCAACATCCGCAAGTTCGACGACCAGGTCGGCGAGATCGCGAAGCGCGCGAAGGCCGCGGGCGTGAGCCTGCGCATCGGCGTCAACGCCGGCTCGCTCGATCCGCGCCTGCTCGAGAAGTACGGCAAGGCGACGCCCGAGGCCCTCGTCGAGTCGGCGGTCTGGGAGGCGAGCCTGTTCGAGGAGCACGACTTCCACGACTTCAAGATCTCGGTCAAGCACAACGACCCGGTCGTCATGGTGAAGACCTACCGGATGCTCGCCGAGCGCGGTGACTGGCCGCTGCACCTCGGCGTCACCGAGGCCGGCCCGGCGTTCCAGGGCACGATCAAGTCGTCGACGGCCTTCGCGATCCTGCTCGCCGAGGGCATCGGCGACACCATCCGCGTCTCGCTCTCGGCCCCGCCGGCCGAGGAGATCAAGGTCGGCCTGCAGATCCTGCAGTCGCTCAACCTCCGCGAGCGCAAGCTCGAGATCGTGTCGTGCCCGTCGTGCGGCCGCGCGCAGGTCGACGTCTACTCGCTCGCCGACGCCGTCACCGAGGGCCTCAAGGACGTGCAGGTGCCGCTGCGCGTCGCCGTCATGGGATGCGTCGTCAACGGTCCCGGCGAGGCGCGCGAGGCCGACCTCGGCGTCGCATCTGGCAACGGCAAGGGGCAGATCTTCATCAAGGGCGAGGTCGTCAAGACCGTGCCCGAGGCGCTCATCGTGCCGACGCTCATCGAGGAGGCGCGCAAGCTCGCCGCCGAGCAGGGCCTGCCCGCGGGCGAGGCCACCGTCGTCACGGCCTGA
- a CDS encoding class I SAM-dependent methyltransferase codes for MPEPDDQALKAKHRTMWASGDYPTMVETFLLPLGPRLVAAAGIEAGARVLDVAAGTGNASLPAAAAGAEVTASDLTPELLEAGRRRAEEAGLQLEWVEADAEHLPFADASFDVVMSSIGVMFAPHHQAAADELVRVCAPGGTVALLSWTPEGMLGALFRTMKPFAAPPPPGAQPPPLWGSEAHLAELFGERVRFHALERETLEITAFAQPRDYAVHFQANYGPTIAARANAAREGRAEEFDAALDAFCDEWDRGSGGRARFEKEYLIAVGTRTA; via the coding sequence GTGCCCGAACCGGATGATCAGGCGCTCAAGGCGAAGCATCGGACGATGTGGGCCTCGGGCGACTACCCGACCATGGTCGAGACGTTCCTGCTGCCCCTCGGACCCCGGCTCGTGGCCGCCGCCGGCATCGAGGCCGGCGCGCGCGTGCTCGACGTCGCGGCCGGCACCGGCAACGCGTCGCTCCCCGCGGCCGCAGCCGGCGCCGAGGTGACGGCGAGCGACCTCACGCCCGAGCTGCTCGAGGCCGGCCGCCGCCGTGCCGAGGAGGCCGGGCTGCAGCTCGAGTGGGTGGAGGCCGACGCGGAGCACCTGCCGTTCGCGGACGCGTCGTTCGACGTCGTGATGTCGTCGATCGGCGTCATGTTCGCCCCGCACCACCAGGCGGCGGCCGACGAGCTCGTGCGCGTCTGCGCGCCCGGCGGCACCGTCGCGCTGCTGAGCTGGACGCCGGAGGGGATGCTCGGCGCGCTCTTCCGCACCATGAAGCCGTTCGCGGCGCCGCCGCCTCCGGGCGCACAGCCGCCGCCCCTCTGGGGCAGCGAGGCGCACCTCGCCGAGCTCTTCGGCGAGCGGGTCCGGTTCCACGCGCTCGAGCGCGAGACCCTCGAGATCACCGCCTTCGCGCAGCCGCGCGACTACGCCGTGCACTTCCAGGCGAACTACGGACCCACCATCGCGGCGCGCGCGAACGCGGCGCGGGAAGGCAGGGCCGAGGAGTTCGACGCCGCCCTCGACGCGTTCTGCGACGAGTGGGATCGCGGCTCGGGCGGCCGCGCGCGCTTCGAGAAGGAGTACCTGATCGCGGTCGGCACCCGCACCGCGTAG
- the dxr gene encoding 1-deoxy-D-xylulose-5-phosphate reductoisomerase, whose protein sequence is MRRRVIILGSTGSIGTQTLDVIRANPDRFEVVGLVAGSDRAGLEEQQSAFGCEAALGADAAVTMIESVDCDVVVNGITGSVGLAPTLAALDAGRTLALANKESLIAGGDLVMRRAAPGQIVPVDSEHSAIAQCLRAGDHGEVRRLVLTASGGPFRGWSRERMADVDPADALAHPTWDMGPMVTTNSATLVNKGLEVIEAHLLFDVPLAQIDVTVHPQSIVHSMVEFVDGSTIAQASPPDMRLPISLGLDWPHRVPGVGAPLDWTTASSWTFEPLDETAFPAVALAKRVGQLGSTYPAVFNAANEQAVHAFHAGEIGFLDIIPAIERVLEQHEPGELTLELVLQAERWARRVADDVCGVGR, encoded by the coding sequence ATGCGCCGCCGCGTCATCATCCTCGGCTCGACCGGGTCGATCGGCACCCAGACGCTCGACGTCATCCGCGCCAACCCGGACCGCTTCGAGGTCGTCGGGCTCGTCGCCGGCAGCGACAGGGCGGGGCTCGAGGAGCAGCAGTCTGCCTTCGGCTGCGAGGCGGCGCTCGGCGCCGACGCGGCCGTGACGATGATCGAGTCGGTCGACTGCGACGTCGTCGTCAACGGCATCACCGGCTCGGTCGGGCTCGCGCCCACGCTCGCCGCGCTCGACGCGGGCAGGACGCTCGCGCTCGCGAACAAGGAGTCGCTCATCGCCGGCGGCGACCTCGTCATGCGGCGAGCGGCGCCCGGCCAGATCGTGCCGGTCGACTCCGAGCACTCCGCCATCGCCCAGTGCCTGCGCGCGGGCGACCACGGGGAGGTCCGCCGCCTCGTGCTCACGGCATCCGGCGGTCCGTTCCGCGGCTGGTCGCGCGAGCGGATGGCCGACGTCGACCCGGCGGACGCGCTCGCGCACCCCACGTGGGACATGGGGCCGATGGTGACGACGAACTCCGCCACGCTCGTGAACAAGGGGCTCGAGGTGATCGAGGCGCACCTGCTGTTCGACGTCCCGCTCGCGCAGATCGACGTGACGGTGCACCCGCAGTCGATCGTGCACTCGATGGTCGAGTTCGTCGACGGCTCGACGATCGCGCAGGCCTCGCCGCCCGACATGCGGCTGCCCATCTCGCTCGGCCTCGACTGGCCGCACCGGGTGCCCGGCGTCGGGGCGCCGCTCGACTGGACGACCGCCTCGAGTTGGACGTTCGAGCCGCTCGACGAGACCGCCTTCCCCGCGGTCGCGCTCGCGAAGCGGGTCGGGCAGCTCGGCTCCACCTACCCGGCCGTCTTCAACGCCGCGAACGAGCAGGCGGTGCACGCCTTCCACGCCGGCGAGATCGGCTTCCTCGACATCATCCCGGCGATCGAGCGGGTGCTCGAGCAGCACGAGCCGGGCGAGCTGACGCTCGAGCTCGTCCTGCAGGCGGAGCGCTGGGCCCGCCGCGTCGCCGACGACGTGTGCGGCGTCGGCCGATAG
- a CDS encoding MFS transporter, with protein sequence MTAAGAPHPSQRRTLVVLSAVQALGGVANGVALGVGSLLVAQVTGREELAGLAATLLTLGGAGLALPLARLAHRRGRRIALTAGALLALVGTVLLAVGGALGSPWIVLPGFLLLGGAMAVNLQSRFAATDLSQPSRRGRDLALVVWMTTIGVIVGPNLIAPGDALGTALGLPHLVGAYVISGAATALMAAVLWLLLRPDPLLESRADAPAAVGPAAQLRLRDHPRAVAAVVAVAAAHATMVGVMALTPVHLEHAGHALALIGFTMSAHTAGMYALSPVFGWLTDRVGPRATTLLGAAILLSSVVANLLLGPDLAPVGLALLGLGWSAATVAGSTIVAGAVVPALRPALQGRSDLVMGLAGAAAGAAAGPLLGLAGYGGLNLAMLPVIATVAVAAVLATRRPGDGAGDDAPSSGRPAARTGRRVP encoded by the coding sequence GTGACCGCCGCAGGGGCGCCGCACCCGTCGCAGCGCCGCACCCTCGTGGTGCTGTCGGCGGTGCAGGCGCTCGGCGGCGTCGCGAACGGCGTCGCCCTGGGCGTGGGCTCGCTGCTCGTCGCGCAGGTGACCGGGCGCGAGGAGCTCGCCGGGCTCGCCGCGACCCTGCTCACGCTCGGCGGCGCCGGGCTCGCGCTGCCGCTCGCGCGTCTCGCGCACCGGCGCGGCCGGCGCATCGCCCTCACCGCCGGCGCGCTGCTCGCGCTCGTCGGCACGGTGCTGCTCGCGGTCGGCGGCGCGCTCGGCTCGCCGTGGATCGTGCTGCCCGGCTTCCTGCTGCTCGGCGGCGCGATGGCCGTCAACCTCCAGTCGCGCTTCGCCGCCACCGACCTCTCGCAGCCGTCCCGGCGCGGGCGCGACCTGGCGCTCGTCGTCTGGATGACCACGATCGGCGTGATCGTCGGCCCCAACCTCATCGCGCCGGGCGACGCGCTCGGCACGGCGCTCGGGCTGCCGCACCTCGTCGGCGCCTACGTCATCTCCGGCGCCGCGACCGCGCTCATGGCGGCGGTGCTCTGGCTGCTGCTGCGGCCGGACCCGCTGCTCGAGAGCCGCGCCGACGCGCCCGCCGCGGTCGGCCCGGCCGCCCAGCTGCGGCTGCGCGACCACCCGCGCGCGGTCGCGGCCGTCGTCGCCGTCGCCGCGGCGCACGCGACCATGGTCGGGGTGATGGCGCTCACGCCCGTGCACCTCGAGCACGCCGGGCACGCGCTCGCCCTCATCGGCTTCACGATGAGCGCGCACACCGCCGGCATGTACGCGCTGTCGCCGGTCTTCGGCTGGCTCACCGACCGCGTCGGCCCGCGCGCGACGACGCTGCTGGGCGCCGCGATCCTGCTCTCGTCGGTCGTCGCGAACCTGCTGCTCGGGCCCGACCTCGCACCCGTCGGGCTCGCGCTGCTCGGCCTCGGCTGGAGCGCCGCGACGGTCGCCGGGTCGACGATCGTCGCGGGCGCCGTCGTGCCGGCCCTGCGGCCGGCGCTGCAGGGCCGCAGCGACCTCGTCATGGGCCTCGCGGGCGCCGCCGCGGGCGCGGCGGCCGGCCCGCTGCTCGGGCTCGCCGGGTACGGCGGCCTCAACCTCGCGATGCTGCCGGTCATCGCGACGGTCGCGGTCGCGGCGGTGCTCGCGACGCGTCGGCCCGGCGACGGCGCCGGCGACGACGCTCCGTCCAGCGGCCGTCCAGCGGCTCGCACCGGCCGCCGGGTACCGTGA
- a CDS encoding vWA domain-containing protein: MITFHPTLPIVVAVLGVAMLALCLWQLVAVRGRRLAWLRRSLLVLLAVAMAFRPALPGGEVPTATIQARVFIVIDTSQSIAAEDWGSDPRLTGMQEDVVEIARAFAGADLSVISFDSQAILRVPLTDDGSAVIEMVRALRPEIAQQSRGTSVAVAHDLLKTELERSQAAEPDSPAIVFYLGDGEHTAEEQPQSFDDVAGLVDRGLVLGYGTEQGGRMRVSSFDPAVQDRYVQDPAGGDALSRIDEGQLGAIADQLGITYLHRAPGLPIADALGPMAAADGEANLDRTEEARLEIAWVLGVPIALLLAWEALSLARSLRGTRGILSREGSR; this comes from the coding sequence GTGATCACCTTCCACCCGACCCTGCCGATCGTGGTCGCCGTGCTCGGCGTCGCGATGCTCGCGCTCTGCCTCTGGCAGCTCGTCGCGGTGCGCGGCCGCCGGCTCGCGTGGCTGCGCCGCTCGCTGCTCGTGCTGCTCGCGGTCGCGATGGCGTTCCGCCCTGCCCTGCCCGGCGGCGAGGTGCCCACCGCGACGATCCAGGCGCGCGTGTTCATCGTGATCGACACGTCGCAGTCCATCGCCGCCGAGGACTGGGGGAGCGACCCGCGGCTGACCGGCATGCAGGAGGACGTCGTCGAGATCGCGCGCGCCTTCGCCGGCGCCGACCTCTCGGTCATCTCCTTCGACTCGCAGGCCATCCTGCGGGTGCCGCTCACCGACGACGGCTCCGCCGTGATCGAGATGGTGCGGGCGCTGCGCCCCGAGATCGCGCAGCAGTCGCGCGGCACCTCCGTCGCCGTCGCCCACGACCTGCTCAAGACCGAGCTCGAGCGCAGCCAGGCGGCCGAGCCCGACTCGCCCGCGATCGTGTTCTACCTCGGCGACGGCGAGCACACCGCCGAGGAGCAGCCGCAGTCGTTCGACGACGTCGCCGGGCTCGTCGACCGCGGGCTCGTGCTCGGCTACGGCACCGAGCAGGGCGGGCGGATGCGCGTGTCGAGCTTCGACCCCGCCGTGCAGGACCGGTACGTGCAGGATCCCGCCGGCGGCGATGCCCTCTCGCGCATCGACGAGGGGCAGCTCGGCGCGATCGCCGACCAGCTCGGCATCACCTACCTGCACCGCGCCCCCGGCCTGCCCATCGCCGACGCGCTCGGCCCGATGGCCGCGGCCGACGGCGAGGCGAACCTCGACCGCACCGAGGAGGCGCGGCTCGAGATCGCCTGGGTGCTCGGCGTGCCGATCGCGCTGCTGCTCGCGTGGGAGGCGCTCAGCCTCGCCCGCTCGCTCCGCGGGACCCGCGGCATCCTCAGCAGGGAGGGGTCGCGATGA